CGCACCAGGGTGTCATGCGGCCCGCGGTGCCCGGCCGACGGTTCGAGGCGACGGCCGGGCCGGCCCGTCAGCGGATCTCGATGGTGATGGTCGAGCCCTTGGGTGCCGTGTCCCCGCCGTCCACCGACTGTTTCCTGACCTCGTCGCCGAAGAGCCCGAGGAGCCCTCGGTCCTCCTCGACCTCGAAACCGGCGTCCTTGAGCCTTTGGGTCGCCTCGTCGACGCTGTCGCCCACGACGTCGGGGACCTCGACCATCACGGGCCCCTTGGAGAGCGTCAGCGTGACGGTGTCGCCCTGGCCGACCTGCTTGCCCACGCCCGGAGCCTGCTCGGCCACGAGCCCCTTGTCGAACTCGGAGTTGACCCGTCCGGAGGCGATCTTCACCTTCAGGCCCGCCTGCTCCAGCTCGGCGGTGGCGTCCGCGACGGACGCGCCCGACACCTCGGGCACCTCCACCGGGGCGCCCCGGCTGACCACGATCCTGACCGCCGCGCCGGACGAGATCTCCGTGCCCGCGCCCGGCCGGGTGCTGATCACCTGCCCCCTGATGACCTCGTCGCTGAACTCCCGCGTCACCACGCCCGGTTCGAGACCGTCGTCCTTCAGCCGGGTCTTCGCGACGTCCAGCCGGTAACCCTTCAGGTCCGGCACCGCCACGGTCTGCGGGCCCTTGGAGATCGTCACCGTCACGGTGTCGTTGTCCCGGATCCGCTCGCCGGGCGCCGGGTCGGTGCCGATCACCCTGCCGCGCTTGACGGTGTCGCTGTACGCCTGCTTGACGTCGACGTCCAGCCCGGCACCCTCCAGCCGCTTCGTGGCGACCGCCTCACTCTGCTGCAACACGGCCGGGACCTGCGTGAACTGGCCCGAGTTGATGTACCAGACACCCCCGCCCACGCCCAGCACGAGTACCGCGGCGACGACGGCCGCCCACAGCCCACGCCGGGACGCGGGAGAGGTGCGGGTGCGCCGGGACGGCGGCGGAGGAGACTCGAACCGGCTCGTGCGGTTCAACCGCTCGTCGGGATCCAGCCCCACCGACCGTGACACGGACAGGGTGCGCGGGATCACGCTCGTCCGGTCCTCCGTGGTGTCGTGGCCGCCGGCTATCGCCTGCGGCGGCACCGCGTCCAGCTGCTCGCCGCTCAGCCCGGCCCGCGCTTCCAGTGTCTGCGCGAGCAGTGCCACGGCGTCGTACGGCCGCAGCTCCGGATTGCGGGCGGTCGCCGAGGCGACCAGTTCGTCCAGCTCGTAGGGCAGCCCCGGCACCGCGGCCGACGGCGGCGGCACGTCGTCGTGGAGCGCGTGGTAGAGCACCTGCGCGGGGGAGTCGCCGGAGTGGGGCTTGCCGCCGGTGAGCATCTCGTAGAGCATCACGCCGCACGCGTACACGTCGACACGGGTGTCGGTCGTGCCGTGTTCCAGCTGCTCGGGGGCGAGGTAGGAGACGGTGCCGAGGACGGTGCCGGTGGTGCTGGTGACGGTGTCCACGGCCCGGACGAGCCCGAAGTCGGCGACCTTGACCCGGCCGTCGTCCCCTATCAGCACGTTCTCCGGCTTCATGTCCCGGTGCACGAACCCGGCGCGGTGCGCGGCACCCAGCGCGGCGAGCACCGGCTCCAGGATGTCCAGCGCGGCGCGGGGCTGCAACGCCCCGCGCTCGCGCAGCACGTCACGGAGGGTGCAGCCGGCGACGTACTCCATCGCGAGATAGACGTACGAGCCGTCGGTGCCCTGGTCGTAGACCCCCACCACGTTCGGGTGGGAGAGCCGGGCCACCGACTTCGCCTCCCGGATGAACCGCTCGACGAACGTCCGGTCCGCGGCCAGCGTCGGATGCATCACCTTGAGCGCGAGCACGCGGTCGAGACGGGTGTCCACGGTCCTGTAGACCGTGGCCATCCCGCCGACCGCGATCCGCGCCTCGACTCGATACCGACCGTCGAGCACCTGGCCGACAAGCGGGTCCTGAAGGGTCGTGTCCACGCAGGTGAGTGTACGAGCCGCCGCCGACAGGCCCATGGGTCCCTTGGTCCGCGGGCCGTACTGCAGCAGAGCTGTGACCGAGGCCGGAGGGCTGTGACGAGCGGGTCTCCGACCGAAGTCGTTCGACTGTTCGAGTGAGGGGGGCGTGAGCTCCGCCTCAGAACGCCGGGCGCTCCGGGTCCAGCCGCGCCAGCCCCTCGCCGGGCGACGAGGCCTCCGCGAAGTGACGGCGGGGGATGCGGCCCGCCCGGTACGCCAGCCGTCCGGCCTCCACCGCGTGCCGCATGCCCTCGGCCATCAGGACCGGCTCCTGCGCCCGCGTCACCGCCGAGGCGAGCATGACACCGGCGCACCCCAGCTCCATCGCGAGCGCGACATCCGACGCCGTCCCCGCACCCGCGTCCAGGATCACCGGCACGCGCGCGTGCTCGACGATCAACTGGAAGTTGTGCGGGTTGCGGATGCCGAGCCCGGAGCCGATGGGCGACCCGAGCGGCATGATCGCGGCACAGCCCACGTCCTGGAGCTTCCGCGCGAGCACGGGATCGTCGTTCGTGTACGGCAGCACGGTGAAACCGTCGTCGACGAGCGTCTCGGCGGCGTCGAGCAGTTCGACCGGGTCGGGCAGCAGCGTGCGTTCGTCGGCGATGACCTCCAGCTTGACCAGGGACGTACCGAGCGCCTCGCGCGCGAGGCGGGCCGTCAGCACGGCCTCGCCCGCCGTGAAACAGCCTGCCGTGTTCGGCAGCACCCGGATGCCGAGCCGGTCGAGCACGGACAGCACCGAGCCCTGCACATCGGGGTTCACCCGGCGCATCGCGACCGTGGTCAGCTCCGTGCCGGAGGCCACCAGCGCGCGCTCCAGGACGTCCAGGCCGCTCGCGCCGCCGGTCCCCATGATCAGGCGGGACGCGTAGGTCGTGCCGCCGAGGACGAAGGGGTCGTCTGCCATGGGATCAGCCTCCTTGGACGGCGGTGAGGACCTCGACACGGTCCCCCTCGGCGAGGGCGGTGGTCGTCCACCGCGCGCGCGGGACGACGGTTTCGTTGAGGGCGGCGGCGACACCCGAGACGGACGGCGTGAGCGTCCGCACGACCGCGTCGAGGGCCGTGCCGGGGGCGATCTGCCGCCGTTCCCCGTTGACGGACACGGTCAGGGTCCCGGTGGTGCTCATACGGGCTGCTCCAGGAGTTCACGGGCCGCGCCTGCGCGGAACCGCAGGGGGGTGAAGTCGCGCGCCTCCGCCGGCAGTTCACCGGTCGTCAGCACCTGGGCCATGACGTCGCCGGTGACCGGCGTGAGAAGCACGCCGTTGCGGTAGTGGCCGGTCGCGAGGAGCAGGCCGTCCAGCCCGCTGGGGCCGAGGAGCGGGGCGTTGTCGGGCGAGGCGGGGCGCAGTCCGGCGCGGGTCTCGGTGAGCGGCAGTTCGGTGATGCCGGGGACGAGTTCATGAGCGTCCCGCAGCAGTTCGTACACCCCGCCCGCGGTGACCGTCGTGTCCCAGCCCTGTTCCTCACTGGTCGCGCCGACGACGAGTTCGCCGTTCTCGCGCGGCACGAGATAGACGTGGCTGCCCCGCACCACGGCCCGCACGGTACGGCTCAGGAAGGGCGCGTACGGCTTCGGCACGGTCAGCCGCAGCACCTGTCCCTTCACCGGCCGCACCGGTGGCCGCACTTCGGCCGGGACGCCGGCGAGCCGCCCGCTGAGGCTGCCCGCGGCGAGGACGGTGTGCCCGGCGTCCAGCCGGTCGCCCGCGCCGGTGCGGACGCCCGTGGCCCGCTCCCGGGCCACCGACAGCTCCTCGGCCCAGGCCCGGTGGAACACCACCCCGGCGCGTTCGCAGGCCGCGACCAGGGCCGCGGCGAGCCGCCTCGGGTCGACCTGGTGGTCGCCGTCGACCCGCAGGCCGCCGCGCACGCCCGGCGCGAGCATCGGCTCCAGCCGACGGCACTCCCGTCCGCTCAGCCACTCCGAGTCGAGGCCCGACCGACGTTGCAGGGCGTGCAGTTCGCGCAGATGGGCGCGGTCGTCGGCGTCGAGCGCGACGGCGAGTGTGCCGGAGCGGCGGTAGCCGAGGCCGAGGCCGGTGGTCTCGGTCAACTCGGCCGCGAAGTCCGGGTAGCGGCGCGCGGACTCCAGGTTGAGCCCCAGCAGCGTCTCCTCGCCGTAGTGCAGTTCGGTCACGGCGGCGAGCATCCCGGCCGCCACCCGCGCGGCCCCGCCGCCGGGCTCGGGATCGACCACGGCCGTGGCGAACCCGCGCTGCGCGGACCGCCACGCCGTGACGAGCCCGATGATTCCGCCCCCCACGACGAGGACGTCTGACGTGTGCGTACGCGACATGGGCGTCCAGCCCCTCCCTTCGCCGGCATGACCCGGATCAGGTTCGTACGGTCGGAGGCCGCCAGCCTCCCTCTCAGCCCGGTGCGTCCGGGCTCCCGCGAGTGCTCTACGGTGGCCCACCCTAGCCCCCGCCGTTCGTCCCAGTAAGGGAGCCCGTGCCCATGGCCCGCTCGCTCGACGGTCTCGTCCTCGCCCCCGTCGCCGACCAAGCCCCAGGTCAGGTGGGCACCCGCACCCGCTTCACGTACCACGAGAAGGACGGCGAGATCTGGGCCGACTACGCGGGCGGCGACGTCGTGCGCGGCCGGCTCGTGGGCACGCGCGCGGGGGACCGGCTGGACTTTCGCTACGTGCAGTTGAAGACCGACGGCACCACCGCCTCCGGGCACTGCGTGTCCCTGGTGGTCGAACTGCCCGACGGGCGGGTCCGGCTGGAGGAGACCTGGGAATGGGAGTCGCGGTCCGGCAGCGGGACGAGCGTGGTGGAGCAGGTCGACGATACGGCGGACCGCGCCCGCTGAGGGCCACCGCCCGCCACCCGCCGTACGACCGGCCCACCCACCCTCTGCCTGACCGGATATCAGTTGTCTATGGTGATCGGGTGAGCGAGCAGACGCAGCACAGGGGCGGATCACCCGCGCGGCGCGTGGTCGTCGTGGGCGCGGGCATGGCGGGCGTGCAGACGGCGGTCGCCCTGCGGGAACAGGGCTTCACCGGCGACGTGACGCTCCTCGGCGCCGAGCCGCACCAGCCGTACGACCGGCCTCCGCTCTCCAAGGCCGTCCTGCTCGGCAACGCCGAGGGCTCCGCCTTCGACGTCGACTTCGAGGCGCTCGGCATCGACCTCCGGCTCGGCCGCGAGGTGTCCGGCCTGCGCCCCGCCGATCATGAACTCGACACGGCCGACGGACCCGTCCCGTACGACCTCCTCGTCGTCGCGACCGGCGCGGAACCGATCATGCTGCCGGGCGCCGAGGGCGTGCCCGGGGTGCATCTGCTGCGAACCCTGGACGACGCCGAGCGGCTGCGGCCGGTGCTGGCCCGGCAGCACGACATCGTGGTCGTCGGCGCGGGCTGGATCGGCGCCGAGTTCGCCACGGCCGCCCGTGAGGCGGGCTGCGCGGTGACGGTCGTCGAGGCGGCCGACCGCCCGCTCGCGGGCGCGCTCCCGGCGGAGGTGGCCGCCCCGATGGCCGCCTGGTACGCCGACAGCGGCACCACCCTGCGCACGCACGCGCGCGTGGAGCGTGTCGAGCCCGGCACGGTCGTCCTGGACGACGGCACCCGGGTGCCGGCCGGCGCGGTCGTCGTCGGCATCGGCGCACGCCCCGCCACGGCCTGGCTGAAGGGCTCCGGCATCGAGCTCGGCGCCCACGGCGAGGTGGTGGCGGACGACCATCTGCGCACCTCCGTACCGGATGTGTTCGCCGTCGGCGACTGCGCCTCCTTCCCCTCGGGCAGGTACGGCCGGCGCCTCCTCGTCCATCACTGGGACAACGCCCTCCAGGGCCCCCGCACGGTCGCCGCGAACATCGTCGGCGAGACCCCCGCGCCCTACGACCCCGTGCCCTACTTCTGGTCCGAGCAGTTCGGCCGGTTCGTCCAGTACGCCGGGGACCACGCATCCGCCGACACCATGGTCCGGCGCGGCGACCCGGTCGGCGCCGCCTGGTCGGTCTGCTGGCTGCGCGAGGCCCGGCTGGTCGCCCTGCTGGCGGTGGGCCGCCCCCGGGACCTGGCCCAGGGGCGCCGCCTGATCGAGTCGGGCACCCCGATGGACCCGCTGCTGCTGGAGGACCCGGCGAGGCCACTGAAGGCGGCGACCGCGGCGACGGCGTAGCCGGGACGCGTTCGCCCGCCGACCGACGCACTCCGTGCCCCTCGGTCGGCTCCGCCCGAGGCGCCTCGGCTACCCACTGTCAGTCCCAGATGGCAGTCTTGGAGACGTGACCGAGATTGACGCAAAGATCGATGCTCTCGTCCCCGCGTGGCTGACCCTCCCCGACATCGCAGAGATGCTCGACGTCGAGGTGACCCGCGTGCGGCAGCTGGTGAAGGAAGGCCAGCTCATCGCCGTACGCCGCGGGGAGAACCGCGCGCTGCACGTCCCCGCCGCCTTCATCGACGGAGACAAGGTGGTCAAGGGCCTGACCGGCACCCTGACCCTGCTGAAGGACGACGGCTTCACCGACGAAGAGATGCTGGAGTGGCTCTTCACTCCGGACCCGAGCCTGCCCGGAACCCCGGCCCAGGCCCTGAGCGAGAATCGCGGCACGGAGGTGAAGCGCCGCGCCCAGGCGCTCGCCGTCTGACCCGGAACGCCAGGCACACCCGAGACACCTGAGACACCCGAACGATCCGCACAAGAGCCGCCTGTGCGGCGCACGGGAGCCGACCCGCGAGGGTCGCGTCCCGTGCGCCGCGCGGACCACGCATGCCAACGGGGGACACACCCATGCCCGACGCCGCCGCACAGCTCGCCGACGCCCGGCTCTACCTCTGCACGGACGCCCGCAAGCGCCAGGGCGACCTCCCGCGGTTCCTGGACGCGGTCCTCGGCGGCGGCGTGGACATCGTGCAGCTCCGCGACAAGGGCATGGAGGCGGCCGAGGAGCTGGAGCACCTCCAGGTCGTCGCAGACGCCTGCCGCAGGCACGGCAAGCTGATCGCCGTCAACGACCGCGCGGACGTCGCCCACGCCATCGGCGCGGACGTGCTGCACCTCGGCCAGGGCGACCTCCCGGTCCCCGCCGCCCGTGCCGTCCTCGGCGAGGACGTGCTCATCGGCCGCTCCACCCACGCCGAGGAGGAGGCCGCCGCCGCGGCCGTCCAGGAGGGCGTGGACTACTTCTGCACGGGTCCCTGCTGGCCCACCCCCACCAAGCCCGGCCGCCACGCCCCCGGCCTGGACCTCGTCCGGTACACGGCCGCCCTCGCCACCGACCGTCCCTGGTTCGCCATCGGCGGCATCGACCTCGGCAACCTCGACGAGGTCGTCGAGGCGGGCGCCCGGCGGGTGGTCGTCGTCCGTGCGATCACGGAGGCCGACGACCCGGGGGCCGCCGCGGCCGAGTTCACCAAGCGGCTGCGCGCCCTCTAGCCCGCGCCTGCGGCCCACGGCCGTCCAAGGCGTGGACAACAGGTCGACAAAGGGGACAAAAAGCCCCGGTCTGGTTGGGGGACGGGCCCGACCTGACTAACCTGCCGGTATGGCCCTAGGAACCGCTTCTACCCGGACTGACCACGCACGCACCGTGCGTGACATGCTCGCCACGGGCAAGACCACGTACTCCTTCGAGTTCTGGGCGCCCAAGACGGCGAAGGGCGAGCGGAACCTGTGGAACGCCCTCCGCAGGATCGAGGCGGTCGCTCCCAGCTTCGTCTCCGTGACGTACGGCGCGGGCGGCTCCACGCGGGCCGGCACGGTGAAGGCGACCGAGCAGATCGCCGCCGACACCACGCTCACCCCGGTCGCCCACCTCACCGCGGTCAGCCACTCCATCGCCGAACTGCGCAACATCATCGGCCAGTTCGCGGGCGCCGGGATCCGCAACATCCTCGCGGTCCGCGGTGACCCGCCCGGCGACCCCTTGGCCGAGTGGGTCGCGCATCCGCAGGGCCTGACCTACGCCGCCGAACTCGTCCGGCTCATCAAGGAATCGGGCGACTTCTGCGTAGGTGTCGCGGCCTTCCCGGAGATGCACCCGCGCTCCCCGGACTGGGACAGCGACGTGGCGCGCTTCGTCGACAAGTGCCGGGCCGGCGCCGACTACGCGATCACGCAGATGTTCTTCCACCCCGAGTCGTACCTGCGTCTGAGGGACGCGGTCGCGAGCGCCGGCTGCGAAACCCCCGTCATTCCCGAGGTCATGCCCGTCACCAGCGTGAAGATGCTGGAACGGTTGCCCAAACTCAGCAACGCCGCCATCCCGAACGCCCTGAAAGAGCGGATCGTCACAGCCAAAGACGATCCGGCCGCTGTACGCTCCATTGGCATCGAGTTCGCCACGGAGTTCTGCGCGAGGCTGTTGGACGAAGGAGTCCCCGGACTTCACTTCATCACCCTGAACAACTCCACCGCGACTCTGGAAATCTACGAGAACCTGGGCCTGCACCATCCACCACGGGCCTAGACCGGTCGCACTCGCGTACGACACACTGCGGAGCGGCTACAGGGAGAGGGGCGTACATGGGCTGGGCGGTCCTCTACATCGCGTTCGGCGTCGTCGCGTTGTGGCTGCTGGGTGAGGTGCTGCTGCAGTACAAGGCGCGGCTGCGCTGGCGGCTGCTCGCTTTCGGCGGTTTCCTCGGTGTCGTCCTCGGTGTCCTGATCCCCAACGTGATCGTCATCGCGCTGGGCGCGATCGGGTTCGCGATCGGGCAGACCTATGTGACGCTGTCGTTCCGTCGTGGCTTCGAGGCCGGCTGGGCCGTCCGCCCGCGCTCCGGCGAGGGCGAGGACGGCGGCCGGCTGCCCAAGGCGGGCAAGAAGCGTCGCCGCGGCGAACCGGACCGCCAGGACCCGACCCTTGAGGTCACAGATCTGGAGACCACCGCCGCCGGAACGTACCACCAGGGCGACGACCCGCTCGACGACCGCGACGACGACGTGTTCGTCCGCCCGCAGTCCACGCCCTCCGGGGCCGCCACGAGCACCGTCTACTCCCCGGAACCCCTCCCGGACGACACCAGCACGTACGGCATCTACGGCGACGACAACGCCTACGCGGGAGCCGGCCAGCAGCACGCGACCGCCGACCAGTCCGCGCAGGACGAGGCCTTCGCCTACTACGGCTACGACCAGCAGGGGTACGGCTACGACCCGTCCCAGCAACAGCAGTACGCCGCCTACTCCGACCCGTACATCGGCACCCAGACGTACGACGCCACGGCCTCGTACGACCAGTCCTACGGGCAGCAGGGATACGGTCAACAGGGCTACGGCCAGGACCAGTACGGCAACGGCGGCTACGGCGGCGAGACCCCGCCCGGCGGTGTCTGGGTCCCGCAGCAGCGCAACACCGACGACCCGTTCGGCTCGGACCTGCCGTCGGACCAGCAGTACCCGTACCAGGGCAACGGCAACGGCCAGAACGGCTACGACGAGCAGCAGTACCGTTTCTGAAGGACCCGTTCGACCTCCCGTCCGATCCCGCCGGGGCTCACTGCGAGCCGCGGAACTCCGGTCCCTCCACGATCAGTCCCGCCACCAGCGCGCCCGACATCCCGGCGTGCGGAAGACCGCCGCCGGGGTGGGACCAGCCGCCGACGGTGAACAGGCCCGGCACAGCGGTGGTGTTGGACGGGTGCAGCCATCGCCCGTCCGCCGCGGCGAGCGCCGGGGCCGGGACCGCGCCGCCCTCCGCACCCGTCGTCCGCGCGATGTCGGCCGGGGTGCGCACCTCGCTCCACAGAAGACGCTCGCGCAGGCCGGGCACGGCGCGCTCGGCGGCGTCGATCAACTGCTCCGCCCGCAGATCGAACACCTCCGACTCCGCCCGACTCCAGTCGGGCTCGGCGGGGACCGCGCAGGTGATCGTGACCGCCTCATGGTCGGCGTCCGGGACCAGTCCCGGATCGTCCGGCCGCAGCACCGTCATCGTGGGCCGGGCGACCATTCCATGTGACGGACCGAACAGGAGCTCCAACTCGGCGTCACGGTCCTCCGCGTGCACCACCGTCCGGTGCGCCGCGCCCTGCGGACGGCCCCCGCGCAGCGCCAGCAGCACGGTCAGCCGGCTCGTCGTCGCGCGCTGGGCCGGTACCTCGCCGGCACTCCGCACGACCGACCGCCGCGCCAGGCGGCTCAGCACCTCGGGCGCGACCCCGGCGACCACGAAGTCGGCCCCGGCCACCGCGCCGTCCGCCAGCTCCACCCCGGCCGCCCGGCCGTCCTTCTCGACGATCCCGGTGACCTCGGCACCGAAGACGAACTCGACCCTGCGGGCCAGGCACCGCTCGTACAGTGCCCGCGCCAACTCCCGTACGCCGCCCCGGACGTACCAGGTCCCGAAGGCGTGATCCAGGTAGGGCAGGACCGCAGCGCTCGCCGGGACGCTCCTCGGGTCCAGGCCGTACGCGAGGGCGTGGCTCTCCAGCAGGGCCGTCAGCCGAGGGTCGCGCAGCTCCCACGCGCCGACCTCCGCGAGGGTGGCGGCGCGGCGGGTGCGCAGCAGGCGCTTGTGGGGGACCGAGGGGTACGGCTCGCGCTCGGCGAGGACCTTCCAGTCGGACCACAGCGGCTCCTCCAGGAGGGGGCGCCGGGTGCGGTCCCAGGCTTCGCGGGCCCGCACCAGGAAATCGCCCCAGCGGTCGCCGGCGCCCGCGCCGAGCGTGGAGTTCAGCGCGGCGACCACGCCCGCGCGTGAGGCGTTCGGCAGCAGGAGGTCGGTGCCGTCCGCGAAGACGTGCCGGGCCGCCGGGTCGACCTGGACCAGGTCGACGCACTTCTCCAGCGGTTCCTTGCCGGTCTTGAGGAACAGATCGCGGTGGACGGCGGGGAGCGGCAGCAGCCCCGGTCCCGTGTCGAACGCGAAGCCGTCGCGCTCGAAGCGGCCCACGGCTCCGCCGTAGGTCGTCGTGCTCTCGTGCACCACGACGCGGTGGCCCGCGACGGCCAGCCGGGCGGCGGCTGCCATCGCGCCGAGGCCGGCGCCGATCACCACAATCCTTGCCATGTCAGCGACCTTATCGGCCGCCGCTGACATTCCTTGTTCGCGGTCGAGCTCGGGGGGTCCGGTCCGTCGGGGTCGGTCCGGCGGGCGCGGGAGCGTCGTGGCGTGCCGCGCGGTTCCCCGCGCCCCTGGGTGGCGGGCTGCGCCGACGACCCGGGGAGTACGAGCGCGGGCGCGATCGTCACCAGTCGGCAACAGCGCGGTCTGGGCCTGAGTGCGCAGTGCTGAGTACGCGTACCCAGTCGTGGAGATGAGTACGCGCACGGATGGGTCGCGACCTGCGGAAACGGAAGAGTGGAGGCACGGGAAGGGGCACGGCTCCGGCACCGCCGACACGGGGCGGCGGAACGGCACTCGCGCTCCTACCGCTCCTTCCGTCGACGCGAGTCGACGGGAGCGAGGCACGGGGGAGTACGGGGGAGTACGGGGGAACGGGGAAGCGCCGGTTCGAGGTGGCCCGCGGGGGACGCGGCCAGTTCGGACCGGCGCTCTCGTTTCCGCCCCGGCAGGTCAGCCGTGTCCGCCGACTCGGCCCTGCAGCAGCCTGGACAGCGCCGCGTGGACATCGTCCAGGGAGCGTTCCGGCTGGAAGGCCTTCCAGTCCAGCGCGGCCACCAGGACCATGCCGACCAGGGCCGACGCCGTCAGGCCGACATCGATCTCGTCGCTCAGCTCGCCTCGCTCGACACCCTCGCGGAGCACCCCCTCGACGACGGCGACCACCTCCTGCCGCACGACCATGAGCGTGGACTGCCAGGCCCGGTTGGTGCGCCACAGCTCGGCCACGTACAGCTGGGTGAAGGACGGGTAGCGGTCGATGAAGACGAGCCCGGCCCGGACCATCGCGTCCAGGGAGTCGACCCTGCTGCCGCCGTCCTTCGCGGTCCGCTCGGCCGCCTCGCGGAGGGAGGCGGTGAGCAGTCCCACGCCGTGCCGCAGCAGCTCCTCGAAGAGGACCGACTTGCTGGCGAAGTTGTAGTAGACGGTGCCCTTGGCGACTCCGGCGCGTTCGGCGATCTCGTCCACCGTGGTGGCGGAGAACCCCTGTTCCGCGATGAGGGTGACGGCCGCTTCGTAGAGTTTCTGCCGGGTCGCCTCGCGGCGGCCCCCGCCTGCGCCGCCGGGGGCGTTGCTGCTTTCCATGGCCCTGATTGTCACAGGAACCGCGCCGTGGGCGGGAACCGCTCCCCGCGCGGTCACAGACTCAACTCCGGGTGCAGCCGGTCCAGCGTCCACACCTGTTTGCGGCGAGCCGACAGGGCGGTCAGCGCGAGGGCGCCCACCGTGAACGCCACCAGCACCGCGCACGCCTGCCACA
The DNA window shown above is from Streptomyces akebiae and carries:
- a CDS encoding TetR/AcrR family transcriptional regulator → MESSNAPGGAGGGRREATRQKLYEAAVTLIAEQGFSATTVDEIAERAGVAKGTVYYNFASKSVLFEELLRHGVGLLTASLREAAERTAKDGGSRVDSLDAMVRAGLVFIDRYPSFTQLYVAELWRTNRAWQSTLMVVRQEVVAVVEGVLREGVERGELSDEIDVGLTASALVGMVLVAALDWKAFQPERSLDDVHAALSRLLQGRVGGHG
- a CDS encoding phytoene desaturase family protein, coding for MARIVVIGAGLGAMAAAARLAVAGHRVVVHESTTTYGGAVGRFERDGFAFDTGPGLLPLPAVHRDLFLKTGKEPLEKCVDLVQVDPAARHVFADGTDLLLPNASRAGVVAALNSTLGAGAGDRWGDFLVRAREAWDRTRRPLLEEPLWSDWKVLAEREPYPSVPHKRLLRTRRAATLAEVGAWELRDPRLTALLESHALAYGLDPRSVPASAAVLPYLDHAFGTWYVRGGVRELARALYERCLARRVEFVFGAEVTGIVEKDGRAAGVELADGAVAGADFVVAGVAPEVLSRLARRSVVRSAGEVPAQRATTSRLTVLLALRGGRPQGAAHRTVVHAEDRDAELELLFGPSHGMVARPTMTVLRPDDPGLVPDADHEAVTITCAVPAEPDWSRAESEVFDLRAEQLIDAAERAVPGLRERLLWSEVRTPADIARTTGAEGGAVPAPALAAADGRWLHPSNTTAVPGLFTVGGWSHPGGGLPHAGMSGALVAGLIVEGPEFRGSQ